A stretch of Aythya fuligula isolate bAytFul2 chromosome 1, bAytFul2.pri, whole genome shotgun sequence DNA encodes these proteins:
- the CD47 gene encoding leukocyte surface antigen CD47 isoform X4: MSLPAACPPLLLLLLLLLGALRHGSAQLVFSPVDFVERDACNTTVVLPCHVVNLKEHNDSNMFVAWKKQGRVLFSFDGAQRAQQRIYRHETVPSANLLSQQDLSKGTASLKLKSSEAEDGNYSCEVTELNREGETKVDLRTVTGRQFDFVESVVVSVLLFLIVVFYWAQLGVIALKCETVHKNKTYVAVGCAIFTVLAVIAVVLFVQGGNITINKVGLGFVVLPAVILMVLQYYIFKIVLVDVTPKGYVLIGLQSFGFVIALVGFALCISACPSELLSIVIAGLAVMAVEDLLALLYMYTSCSRMKDHQTPRN, translated from the exons aTGAGCCTGCCGGCCGCCTGCCCgccgctcctcctcctgctgctgctgctgctcggcgCCCTGCGCCACG gttCTGCCCAGCTGGTGTTTAGTCCAGTAGATTTTGTTGAAAGAGATGCCTGTAATACTACTGTCGTTTTACCTTGCCACGTGGTTAATCTAAAGGAGCACAATGACAGTAACATGTTTGTTGCAtggaaaaaacaaggaagagtacttttttcttttgatggaGCACAACGAGCACAACAGCGTATTTACAGGCATGAGACGGTTCCATCAGCTAACTTGCTGTCTCAGCAGGATTTATCTAAGGGCACTGCCTCTCTAAAACTCAAAAGTTCGGAAGCAGAAGATGGAAATTACAGCTGTGAAGTAACAGAATtaaacagagaaggagaaacaaaagtTGATCTTAGAACCGTCACAG GGCGACAGTTTGACTTTGTGGAAAGTGTTGTCGTCTCAGTGTTGCTGTtcttaattgttgttttttattggGCTCAGTTAGGTGTTATTG cattaaaatGTGAAACTGTACATAAGAATAAGACGTACGTTGCTGTAGGATGTGCCATCTTCACAGTGCTTGCTGTTATagctgttgttctttttgtccaag GTGGCAATATTACTATCAATAAAGTTGGTCTTGGTTTTGTTGTACTGCCTGCTGTGATATTGATGGTGCTTCAAtactatatatttaaaatcg ttctCGTTGATGTAACACCTAAAGGATATGTTCTGATAGGTCTTCAatcttttggttttgtaattGCTCTTGTTGGTTTTGCACTGTGCATCTCAG CCTGTCCTTCAGAACTTCTCTCTATTGTAATTGCCGGCTTAGCTGTTATGGCTGTTGAGGATCTGCTTGCTCTGCTTTATATGTATACTAGTT GTTCCAGAATGAAAGATCATCAAACTCCAAGG
- the CD47 gene encoding leukocyte surface antigen CD47 isoform X2, producing MSLPAACPPLLLLLLLLLGALRHGSAQLVFSPVDFVERDACNTTVVLPCHVVNLKEHNDSNMFVAWKKQGRVLFSFDGAQRAQQRIYRHETVPSANLLSQQDLSKGTASLKLKSSEAEDGNYSCEVTELNREGETKVDLRTVTGRQFDFVESVVVSVLLFLIVVFYWAQLGVIALKCETVHKNKTYVAVGCAIFTVLAVIAVVLFVQGGNITINKVGLGFVVLPAVILMVLQYYIFKIVLVDVTPKGYVLIGLQSFGFVIALVGFALCISACPSELLSIVIAGLAVMAVEDLLALLYMYTSCSRMKDHQTPRNHYLLYMSIRVI from the exons aTGAGCCTGCCGGCCGCCTGCCCgccgctcctcctcctgctgctgctgctgctcggcgCCCTGCGCCACG gttCTGCCCAGCTGGTGTTTAGTCCAGTAGATTTTGTTGAAAGAGATGCCTGTAATACTACTGTCGTTTTACCTTGCCACGTGGTTAATCTAAAGGAGCACAATGACAGTAACATGTTTGTTGCAtggaaaaaacaaggaagagtacttttttcttttgatggaGCACAACGAGCACAACAGCGTATTTACAGGCATGAGACGGTTCCATCAGCTAACTTGCTGTCTCAGCAGGATTTATCTAAGGGCACTGCCTCTCTAAAACTCAAAAGTTCGGAAGCAGAAGATGGAAATTACAGCTGTGAAGTAACAGAATtaaacagagaaggagaaacaaaagtTGATCTTAGAACCGTCACAG GGCGACAGTTTGACTTTGTGGAAAGTGTTGTCGTCTCAGTGTTGCTGTtcttaattgttgttttttattggGCTCAGTTAGGTGTTATTG cattaaaatGTGAAACTGTACATAAGAATAAGACGTACGTTGCTGTAGGATGTGCCATCTTCACAGTGCTTGCTGTTATagctgttgttctttttgtccaag GTGGCAATATTACTATCAATAAAGTTGGTCTTGGTTTTGTTGTACTGCCTGCTGTGATATTGATGGTGCTTCAAtactatatatttaaaatcg ttctCGTTGATGTAACACCTAAAGGATATGTTCTGATAGGTCTTCAatcttttggttttgtaattGCTCTTGTTGGTTTTGCACTGTGCATCTCAG CCTGTCCTTCAGAACTTCTCTCTATTGTAATTGCCGGCTTAGCTGTTATGGCTGTTGAGGATCTGCTTGCTCTGCTTTATATGTATACTAGTT GTTCCAGAATGAAAGATCATCAAACTCCAAGG AATCACTACTTACTGTATATGTCAATTAGAGTAATTTAA
- the CD47 gene encoding leukocyte surface antigen CD47 isoform X3: MLVWSWWHCASTPRQLGSAQLVFSPVDFVERDACNTTVVLPCHVVNLKEHNDSNMFVAWKKQGRVLFSFDGAQRAQQRIYRHETVPSANLLSQQDLSKGTASLKLKSSEAEDGNYSCEVTELNREGETKVDLRTVTGRQFDFVESVVVSVLLFLIVVFYWAQLGVIALKCETVHKNKTYVAVGCAIFTVLAVIAVVLFVQGGNITINKVGLGFVVLPAVILMVLQYYIFKIVLVDVTPKGYVLIGLQSFGFVIALVGFALCISACPSELLSIVIAGLAVMAVEDLLALLYMYTSCSRMKDHQTPRKAVEEPLNDAKGVMLE; the protein is encoded by the exons ATGCTGGTGTGGAGCTGGTGGCACTGTGCTTCTACTCCTAGACAGCTGG gttCTGCCCAGCTGGTGTTTAGTCCAGTAGATTTTGTTGAAAGAGATGCCTGTAATACTACTGTCGTTTTACCTTGCCACGTGGTTAATCTAAAGGAGCACAATGACAGTAACATGTTTGTTGCAtggaaaaaacaaggaagagtacttttttcttttgatggaGCACAACGAGCACAACAGCGTATTTACAGGCATGAGACGGTTCCATCAGCTAACTTGCTGTCTCAGCAGGATTTATCTAAGGGCACTGCCTCTCTAAAACTCAAAAGTTCGGAAGCAGAAGATGGAAATTACAGCTGTGAAGTAACAGAATtaaacagagaaggagaaacaaaagtTGATCTTAGAACCGTCACAG GGCGACAGTTTGACTTTGTGGAAAGTGTTGTCGTCTCAGTGTTGCTGTtcttaattgttgttttttattggGCTCAGTTAGGTGTTATTG cattaaaatGTGAAACTGTACATAAGAATAAGACGTACGTTGCTGTAGGATGTGCCATCTTCACAGTGCTTGCTGTTATagctgttgttctttttgtccaag GTGGCAATATTACTATCAATAAAGTTGGTCTTGGTTTTGTTGTACTGCCTGCTGTGATATTGATGGTGCTTCAAtactatatatttaaaatcg ttctCGTTGATGTAACACCTAAAGGATATGTTCTGATAGGTCTTCAatcttttggttttgtaattGCTCTTGTTGGTTTTGCACTGTGCATCTCAG CCTGTCCTTCAGAACTTCTCTCTATTGTAATTGCCGGCTTAGCTGTTATGGCTGTTGAGGATCTGCTTGCTCTGCTTTATATGTATACTAGTT GTTCCAGAATGAAAGATCATCAAACTCCAAGG aaagCTGTAGAAGAACCACTAAATG ATGCAAAAGGAGTGATGTTAGAATGA
- the CD47 gene encoding leukocyte surface antigen CD47 isoform X1, producing MSLPAACPPLLLLLLLLLGALRHGSAQLVFSPVDFVERDACNTTVVLPCHVVNLKEHNDSNMFVAWKKQGRVLFSFDGAQRAQQRIYRHETVPSANLLSQQDLSKGTASLKLKSSEAEDGNYSCEVTELNREGETKVDLRTVTGRQFDFVESVVVSVLLFLIVVFYWAQLGVIALKCETVHKNKTYVAVGCAIFTVLAVIAVVLFVQGGNITINKVGLGFVVLPAVILMVLQYYIFKIVLVDVTPKGYVLIGLQSFGFVIALVGFALCISACPSELLSIVIAGLAVMAVEDLLALLYMYTSCSRMKDHQTPRKAVEEPLNDAKGVMLE from the exons aTGAGCCTGCCGGCCGCCTGCCCgccgctcctcctcctgctgctgctgctgctcggcgCCCTGCGCCACG gttCTGCCCAGCTGGTGTTTAGTCCAGTAGATTTTGTTGAAAGAGATGCCTGTAATACTACTGTCGTTTTACCTTGCCACGTGGTTAATCTAAAGGAGCACAATGACAGTAACATGTTTGTTGCAtggaaaaaacaaggaagagtacttttttcttttgatggaGCACAACGAGCACAACAGCGTATTTACAGGCATGAGACGGTTCCATCAGCTAACTTGCTGTCTCAGCAGGATTTATCTAAGGGCACTGCCTCTCTAAAACTCAAAAGTTCGGAAGCAGAAGATGGAAATTACAGCTGTGAAGTAACAGAATtaaacagagaaggagaaacaaaagtTGATCTTAGAACCGTCACAG GGCGACAGTTTGACTTTGTGGAAAGTGTTGTCGTCTCAGTGTTGCTGTtcttaattgttgttttttattggGCTCAGTTAGGTGTTATTG cattaaaatGTGAAACTGTACATAAGAATAAGACGTACGTTGCTGTAGGATGTGCCATCTTCACAGTGCTTGCTGTTATagctgttgttctttttgtccaag GTGGCAATATTACTATCAATAAAGTTGGTCTTGGTTTTGTTGTACTGCCTGCTGTGATATTGATGGTGCTTCAAtactatatatttaaaatcg ttctCGTTGATGTAACACCTAAAGGATATGTTCTGATAGGTCTTCAatcttttggttttgtaattGCTCTTGTTGGTTTTGCACTGTGCATCTCAG CCTGTCCTTCAGAACTTCTCTCTATTGTAATTGCCGGCTTAGCTGTTATGGCTGTTGAGGATCTGCTTGCTCTGCTTTATATGTATACTAGTT GTTCCAGAATGAAAGATCATCAAACTCCAAGG aaagCTGTAGAAGAACCACTAAATG ATGCAAAAGGAGTGATGTTAGAATGA